CGATTTATTAAACCATCGAACAATGTCGTCCATTCAGACATTATTTTTTCCATCTTAAATTCATTGGACATTTCTTTAGCTTTCTTCCCCATTTCTATCCTCAATTCAGGATTGTTAATTAACTCATTAATCCGCTTAACCATCATTGATTCATCACCTTCTTCAATTAGAAATCCATTCTCTCCATCTTTAATAATATCTCGAGGGCCACATTTACAGGCAAATGCTACTAAAGGAACTCCACAAGTTTGTGCTTCAATTAACACCATCCCAAAACCTTCATACCGAGAGGTCATCACAATCATGGAACTTTTCAATAGCTCCGTCTCTATATTCTTAACGGCACTGTGAATTTTTACAATGTCCCCCAAGCCTGAATGGATAATCTGAGTCAAAAGATCATTCTTTAAAGGGCCATCGCCGAAGATATCCAATCTCCATTCAGGATTATCCCTATTAACCTCACTCCAAATCTTTATTAGATTATCAAATCCTTTTTGATAATCTAATCTACCTATTGCAATCGCACGCTTGCCCTTCAACTGAGCAACTTCTGAAGTCTCAAAACTATTTGCATTCGGAATAACGTTGACATTGTCCACTCCCGTCCAATAGTGTCGATCCTCTTCAGTCAAAACAACAAACTGATCATACCGTTTGGCGAGCTTAAGATCTTTAGAAGACCGGTATTTATCAATCAAACCTATCAATCCGCTTCGGTCATATTGTAATTTCTTGAACCTAGAGAAATGAATCTCCAATAATTTCTTACTACCGTCATTAATTTTCGACAGGAATGATACATCCTGATCGAACATTGAAATTACAATGTCAGCCTTTAACTCAGCCAATAGTTTCTCAAGTCGGCGCTTGTGTCTGCTTTGTTTACCAACATAGCTTATTATCTTATTAAGAAGCTTTGAATCCACTTCTTCAAAGTAATTTATACCTAAATCAAAAAACTTAATTCTATTATCAAAATGAAAAAAGGGCAATCGTTCTGCTTGATCAGTCGTTATCACTATCACTTCATGTCCCATAGCAGCCAAATAATTGGCTTTGTTTGCTAAGACACGTTCCATACCGCCAGAGTTATGTACTGCTGCAATACAGTAGACAATCTTCATCTTATTCTCTAATTTTGTTGTCATCTAAAAAATAAAATAATGCGTAGATCAAAAATATGTCTGTCGAAACTTTTAGCCATATTATAAAGCCCAATGCCAATAACAGGATAAAAAATAGATTGAGATTGTTAAATCTTCGTGAAAAAATTAATGCATTTGCAACGAAAAACACCGAAAAAGTAAAAAGTCCCAATAGACCTGAGTAGAAAATAAATCGACAATAGCCAATATCCGTTCCTACTGCATGCCAATTGGAAAACGTAGCTTTCCCGATAATCCATGTTTTATAATCGTTTAAATCAGGCCAAATCCACATTTCTGAATTTAGGCGGTCAGTCGATCCAGTCGTCCATTCACCTTGCTCTATCCAATTGAAGAATCCTTCAAAACCGAATCGAAATTGATCTTTAAAAATATCGTTGGTATTATATAAATATGTGGTGACTAATACTAAACCCACACTCAAAAGAACGATATTTCCCCAACTAGCGATTGAATCCCTTTTTATTCCATGTCTGAATAAATCAGTGGTGAGTAATAAATAAGCAGCGCCTAAAACAACTCCAACAATCGTTGTTCGTGAAATCATGTTCCCGATGACCAAAATGATAATTAGAGATATCCAATAGAAATAGACTAAAAATATCTTGTTGTCATTATTTATTTCATTTCTCAGAAGAACAGTTAGACCAAGAATCACAATAGAAAACCGTGTGCCAGCCACGTCAATTGCGGCACCAATGCCGTAAAGCCGATCTACTTCATTCAAAAACTCTGTATTTGCTACCGTAGCTTGGGAGATGTAGGAATCAATAAAACTCTTTAATGCAGGAATATTGTCCATAGC
The DNA window shown above is from Sphingobacterium hotanense and carries:
- a CDS encoding glycosyltransferase family 4 protein; this encodes MKIVYCIAAVHNSGGMERVLANKANYLAAMGHEVIVITTDQAERLPFFHFDNRIKFFDLGINYFEEVDSKLLNKIISYVGKQSRHKRRLEKLLAELKADIVISMFDQDVSFLSKINDGSKKLLEIHFSRFKKLQYDRSGLIGLIDKYRSSKDLKLAKRYDQFVVLTEEDRHYWTGVDNVNVIPNANSFETSEVAQLKGKRAIAIGRLDYQKGFDNLIKIWSEVNRDNPEWRLDIFGDGPLKNDLLTQIIHSGLGDIVKIHSAVKNIETELLKSSMIVMTSRYEGFGMVLIEAQTCGVPLVAFACKCGPRDIIKDGENGFLIEEGDESMMVKRINELINNPELRIEMGKKAKEMSNEFKMEKIMSEWTTLFDGLINRRS